Sequence from the Mixophyes fleayi isolate aMixFle1 chromosome 4, aMixFle1.hap1, whole genome shotgun sequence genome:
CTGTACAGTAGTTCCAGCTTGTGACTGTCATTACTGTCTTTAACCCTCATAAGTTAATGCAAGGACAAATGTCAAGTGTATTATACTTGCCACTCTCTGTTATGGATGAGGAATGTAGTAGCTGCCACCGTATTAATAGATATCATCACCTTTGATTGTTTGTGATGTCAAACCTAAGGATATCTTTTACAGAAATGTATACAAAGATGGACACCATTTATGTATTATACCTATATGATACATTAACATTTGTCTCATCAATCCAGTTTACATAATGAAATGGCTGAGTGTTCAGATTATTAAATGGTATTTCTAGTCTAGATGCAGGATTCCAGGTGTCTAATAATAACCCACCACACAAGCTTGCCTAGGAGGCCCATCTCCAGTATATAATTACTCTGCCTGCAGCTATATGGAACAGAACTTCATATTTACTTCTAAAATGCCATCTACAATCTGAATAACCATGCACATGTGATCTTCTCTTCAGCAGCTAGAAATTAAGGATGACAAGGTTTGGTGTTGATTACTATTCCAACTCACCCCTCCATAGTACAACATTTCCACACTACCCCAATAAAATACACTCTGGGGGAATAATATCAGTAAGCATCTCATTGTAAGATTTAAATCATTCCTCTAAAGACTGAAACCAGGATGATTTAAAATGTCAGCTTCCTCTCTAGGGCTATGCACTCTGCTAAGTGTTTGATATATGAGCTTAACGGGAAATTCCAATCAGATTAATATCTAAACTACAATTCAGTCTCTCAATTAAGATTCTTCCCTACATTTCGGACTTTACACAAATCCTAAATTGCTTTTCCTAGGAAACAAAGACCAATTTCCTCACAGGAAACGCATGCTCTCTTTCAGGTAAAAGGGCACATATGGTATGCAAGTAGCAAGCGTTAAAAATTATTGGCCAAGGCTAAAACTAAACGCTACAGGCTTAATAAGTGAGATTAGTTTCAGTCAGTATGTAGTTCATTAAAAAGGAATGTCCAAAAGGTGGCTCTCCAAGGATTTTCTGCAGCCACACTTCTCTGAGAATGTATATAGGACTCCATCATAAATGTACATTATCCCATAAGAAGCTGGTAGTGTAAGAGTTTGCATCAGTTTGGCAGGAACTTTACATCACTACTCTCTGCTGTTGGGGGACCCTTATATTTCTATGtattaactctcagtctgtggcgtCCTGCTGGTCTCCTTACTCTATCACCCATGGGGACAGGTCACTCGTCTCCAGAAATACTCAATGTTGCTGTGAGCAGCTCAGTGATCTTACTTGTTACAGGTGTTATATGTCTGTCCACATCAAACCCGAAAACaaaatgatgatgaagagacAGAGATTGTATTTTGAAACAGAGACTAAGGAGCTATGACCCTAGTCAATCATACCACAAAAATGGAAATCACtaagtatattaatttaaaaaaaaaaaatggacctaTCCAAATAAGATATTTAGATTAGGAAGGAAGTACTTAAAAACGGGAATGGCCATCTTTAGACAACTTTATCTTTACTGGTTCGAACAAGGTAACCTGCAAGTTTTACTACATACATTGCTTTACATTTCTGGCTTCTGTCTGTGCATTTCAGCCATGACCCTATATTATGAGGTAGAGTTGTTTATTTTGGTGCACTGACATACAGTGCTGCTCTGTACTACGCTTTGGATACAAAGAGAGCAACTTTATGTCATATCTAAGAGCAATGGAAATAATTAGTCTCACTTTAGAAAGACAACGCTTAAGAGCACTAATGGGAGCTAGAAAGCTactcatttttattaaaagttgAAGGAGGgtatgtacaagccaataaattaatcATAAGGTGAAAACTCCCTTGTGTGTCTAGAGAAGAACACACAATGTATAGATTTAATATGGCGGTTCTAATACACTTGCAGTATGACATTTCCTGCTGCCTGTGGTCTGCAAGTACTGGCACAACTACACACTTCATCTCCTGCATTCCCATGGTCCATTCTAATCATGCAAAGAGAATGAATGACCTGGTACAAGTGTTGCCATGGAGATATTAGTTATAAAGTTTTGTGTTACGCTTCAGATTTCGTTAACATTCATCTGCAGCCTCCAGGCAATCTTTGAAAAGCACTAGAAAGAAAAGCTCTGCAGGAGCCTCAATTTCAAAGCAATTTAAATGTGCCATTTAAATACAATACTAGTGCAGAAAATACCAAAAGACAACTAGAAGGGCTGCATTATTAATCCTCTTTCATaggtaaaacaaacaaagcaaGTTACACAATCTACTTTCCCCCTACATTTCTCATCATTAAAACGCACTGGTTACAGTGGTAATAAATCTGTTTGTACAACCAAGAAAATGCTCTGGAGAGAATGACATGACAGAAACCAGAACCTTAAGAGTCTTTAAGAGGATATCCTGCCCTGGGTATAGATGAAACCGTGCAGGTAGTCCTGTTATAAaggatgtatattatatatatcagggAAGCTAAAGATCGCAGAAACGCCTTTGAAGGCCTCATCTGCCCAGTAAGTCTGCACTTCAATAGCCTTGCTTTAGAACAAAGTCTAAAATCTGCATCATCAATCCAGACTGCTTTGGAGGGTCTGACCTTCGTATTGTACCATGTGAGCAGCTAAAGGTTATGAATGGATTTAGAATGTTTTAACTCTACAAATTCCAAGTTAGTCATTGCAATATCATACAAACTTGTGGCCCAGATACTACACAAGACAGACAGTAGGTGCGATTGCAACCCAAGTGCATGAATGAAAGAACAATCCTTTTATATGAATTTAGTAAGATGGGTGATGGTGAAGAAAATGTGTCagtttgtctcaaaatattttttccttagAGAACAATATCCTTTACTAGTCTGAGTAGTATATTCTAACTAAAGGATGCCCTGATGCTACTCATAGGAATGCACTTCAGGGATTTATATAAGGCAGAAAACAAGTGATGCCTTATGCATCTTTAACAAGCTGATGACCAGATGTAATGGTGAAAGTCTGAAACAAACAAGTATTAAATAGCAATTCATTTTTTCAAACAGATCGGTTACTCCCAGACATACTTTATAATCTACATTTCAGTCTAATAAATTTCAGTTTCCAGTTGTAAGCAATCAAAATCATCAACATTTGAGGAGTCTCTGTAAGTGCACAAACAGTAACACCGCTATCTGACAACATTGCAATATTAGTGTAGAAACTAATTtagtaaacaatattttatattaagaAAACAATAGTGAAAATATCATAAATGACATCTGTAGGATTATGAACCCACAGGCTGAGAACATCCTGTCTGCCCGCTATAGAATGTATAGAGAGTGCAGTGAAGTTTGGCTCACAAGAATGTTCTCATGTTAACCACACTGCGAGGCGCAGACCACCCACCTAGGAAAGCTGTTGGAAATAAGTCAGATCCAGAGGGAAGAAACCTTTTAAATTTGTCATAATAATAGGCTGTATATATAAAGGAACATGCCAATAAAACGGAATTGACAATTTTCTGTATGTAGTACTGCCTAGAGATGTACATCATTTAAAATGTCAGTTTTACAGtgtaaatacacaaaataaaaaacattttgtctGGAAATAAACTAGGCTCTAATTATTAGGTTTCAGACTGGAAATTGCCACCAAACGAGAAGTTATACAATTTGTGAACTTAACAGATCACAAAAGAAATTTAGATTGTTGCATTCAGTGAAAACAACCGCCTGACAAGTCCTAATGGATCGAGTTATAGAAGTTTTATCATGAGACACCCTTATCAGTCTACTCAAGATCATCAATAGTGAAGGATATTTATATGAAACGTGTCTTACCTGTTGTTGCTTTACACATTGGAGGCATTCTTGTTACCCTGCTATGTGCCACAAAGGTGCTTTGAGATGTGCTGTACTGAGAGCCACTGTCAGATGAGTTGGAACTAGTATGTGAAAGTCTGTTGTGCTCCTTATGAGTTGAGCTTGACCTATGGAACCACTGTCGTAGCTCATTAGACACCACAGTCCTGCCTGAGCCCTTATCATGGCCCTCTCTGCCAAGTGACGGAGTCCTTACAATCTGAGAGCGAGAGGGAGTGAGCTTCACAGAGTCTACAGTATCATCCCCATGCCAGTTCTCTTTATACATCCCACCCGCAGTGTAGGAGTTTGACGTTTTGAATTGTGCTTTGACACTGTAGTGTCCCTCTTGGTCATTTTCTAGACTCCTTACAACAACAGGCGTTGAGCTTCCTTCAATGTATAAAGGATACTCTTTGATCCTGTACTGGGACGAAGGCTGGCTCTGACTATGCAGGTAAACCCCGTGGTGTCCGGTTCCATTCCTGGCAGCCAGATTGGGCATGCTTCCTGAATTGGAGGATACAAGGTTCCCGTTAGACTTGTGTCTGTGTCTCTGACGCTCCCTGGCTTTCGAAGGAGAGTCCTCAGCCAGTGTTGAGTAGTTTGGGTTCATCTGGGCTGGGTAGTAGTGCTCAGAACTGGAATGGCTAGTACAGGAGGAGCAGTCATCCATAGGGTCAGAACCATTACTGCTACGAGTCCTTGGCGTGTAGAAATCAGGACTCCCAGTGTCATTTTCAGAACCCAAAAGTTTTCCTTGTGACTCCAAACTGGAGCTGCGGTGCCTAAAGTGCTGTGCTAAGCTGTGCAGCCTTGTAGGGCTTATGTCCACTGatctgcaaataaataataatcattcaTTGCTGTTTGCATAAAACACATGCACTGATTTAAGCGTTTCAAGTTCCCCATTAATTATCTCACATTATGCCAAACCCTGAGGAGTAAAATAAAGCCATTGCCTGTCACTGCCATTCTGTGTGACAAAACAGATCTCCTGATTCTTCCATTATAAATATAGATGGACAGACAGGTCTTATTGGCCAGCACTGCAGCTGGTCAAAATGAAAAGCAAAACCTAAGCTCTGTAAACTAATACAAATTTATTAGAAACCATATGAAAATAATGAACAGCTTTTGTATCTGAGCCTTGCAGATCCCTGTATAAGAAAGGCTTTCTAACCAACTTGATCATGGAATTCAGATGAAAGATTATGAAGCAATGTATAACTCATGCAGATATGCCAGACAATGCAATTAAACCGCAATCATATTGTTTCATATGATTTGCTCAAGTCACACATATAGATGTTTTGCTAATTGACAAGTAAACACATTTACTTCTACGTAAAAGGTCAATAGCTATCAACATGGCATTAACAGGTACATTTTTTATTGTCTTGCAATTGTATTAATGTACAAAGCATACTCTTTGACCCTGTGCCGTGAAAGTGCACCTAATTTTTGTGTATAAGCATAAAAgataaaaactaaaaacaaaaaaaaccatacacCTCTACTTATTAAAAATGGGATAATTTACGTATTAGAATATAGTACCATCAGTACGCTTTTAAGTACTCACTGACGTCTGAGTAACTTGCAGTATCTAGTACTGAATTCCCTAAGGACAGTTATGACCATATCTTTTACCTGGTTGAATGGACATAATGTGGGCTTCGTAAGCGCAGGTCTGGTGTGGATGGCATGCTGGACTGTGAGTTCCAGTGAGGCAGCGCCCGGATGGGACTGTTCTGTAGAGAGTTACTACCACCAGCTTCTGAACAGCTGCCGGTGCTGGGGAATCTTTTGTGGTTACTGAAATGAAAATATCCTATTACTACAGGAACAATTCTACACAGTATTATCAAAACCAAATGTCTAGAAAGACGATGAGGATGTGCTACATTAAATCATACTTTTCCTgttatatgcatttttaaaaaaccaTTAAATAGTGTGGACATGAGCACGGGTTTAAAGGAACATGGAGTAGTTGCAGGCGTGAAATTCTGAATGTTCCTTTTCTCTGCATGCATGTTCCCTCATCTCATCCATTTTCTTCAGTCTGAATCAGGAAGCAAAGGGAACATGGGCAGGGAAGGAAACATGTTTTCTTGCCATCAAGGGACAAtgaacaagattttgttttatgCTTGGGCTCCCAAAACGGACGTAATAGGCAGCAGTTTCTTCAGCCAATGATTACGGCATAAATAAATTGGGTCTATTGATTATTACACAATATAAATGTGTCATATTCAAAACACTAATTCTAGAGAACGAGACAAACCGTCTGTCAAATGACAGCAGTGTGGCCATGAGACAATGCAGAGCCTGGATTAGGGTCTAGTACTCAATTGTAGCCAAAAGGACTTGTCATTACCTGGAATGACTGTGAGACGATCTTTTCTTCACTTTCTCATATGGTTCATCTAGGGAAGATTCACTCCACATTTTGGGCTTTATGGGGGATTTGTCATAGTCATTTCTCTGGTAGTGTAACTGCCTCAGTCCGTCCAGTGACTGTGGAGGGTGGGGTCTGGCATGGGAGGGAGGTCTTGGCGGCAGGCCTTTATGTGGGGACTGCATAGGAGACATGATGCTGGAAATCTGAGAATCCTCTGGATAAGTAAAAGAAGAAATAttcagaaacattaaaaaaaaaaaaaatttcagtcTAAGATGAGAATCTACTTTTAAAACAGgatgttaaaattaaataataccgAAACACACTGGAAAAGACCTTAAACACAGAGCTTTGCCTgtaaaatgtatgtttgttttagcTAAATCTGTTATTATATTTCATAAGACACAATTGCTACGCCCAATTTCTTTCCATTGTGCAATACATACCATCTTCAAGAACAAGTGCATCGGAGAGTGAGCTGTCTTCACTTCCAAGATTTGCTTCTGTAAAGAAAACAACACTGCTATAAGGTCATGTACAGGTCTGCCTAATCATCCCCATttctatacataatatatatctaAGACAGACAACATGTTCTTACAGTACATACTCTCCTATGCCCTTGACTCAACACCTACATAGTAGTCTGTAAAACATGGTGCAAATAGCACACTGTAAGCCCATAACACAAATATGTATACATATCAGCAACTTATAAAAACCAGAAAGGTAATGTTTTTATTTACCATTCCACTAAAAGCAGCTAGAAGGGCAGAAGTATTCTTACTTTTCTAAACCAATGTTGCTGTAATTCTCCACCTCCCATATGAATACAAAAGTCACAAGGCAGGAAAGGAGGAGACGCATGTAAAATGGGTCTGACACTAGAAAGCATCACTGCTGTTCCTACTAGTGTTCTAGTTGGGTTCTGGTTTGAAATGCAACCTCTTTGCCCCCCCCAAATAATGTTGTACGTCATGTAAAGACACCTACCGTTCAGTCAATTAACCTCTATGAAAGTATGCAAAGTATATGACTGTCTGTTAATGTGTTGCCTAGTTCACTGCTATTTTATTCAAATATCATTTCAGAAAGCCTGTTATGGGACTGATACACCATTGATCATCACTGATTCAAATTAAAATGCTTAGGAAGTAGACCCTAGCAAATTACATTGAGACACCAGAACACTCACCATCTATGAttaaggatgctctctgtgtagGCTTTTTGCCAGACTTAATGCGATAATCATTAATGGAGTTTTCAATCTCCTGTAGTTTCTTCAGTGCGTTAAGATATGAGGTCTTTCTCTGTTTTTTCAGCTTTTTGCTTACATGAGGGTCACTGGCCAATCTACGAGCTGCCTCTGTAATCTGGGACTGAATAGCAAATTCTCTCTCCAGACGTTCCAGCTCCACTTCCTGcaataatattacatattttactaTACCATTCATAGTGCATCACTGCAGGGCTAAAAATAACACAAAGTCTGAATTCAAGTTTAAAAACAACCTAAAAAGACATAAAAAGTACATTGAAATGCAAAATTCAATAAATGAAGGGTTTTGAAAATAAATGCGTTGGCACCGATACTTTATAAGAAGCATTCTCATCTCTTGATTTAGTACCACCCTGTAACTGACCTATTCTTAGGCTGTTAGGAGAATCATGCTTCAATCCCAGTAATGTCTAACCACAACTCTCTCATGAGTCACCCATCGTTTCCTTCATCTCCGTACATTAAATAGGgataaaagctttttttaattTCAGGTTATGTTCAAACACATCACAGAGTGCTGAACACACATATATCCTAAACACCTTAAACCTCTCGCTTACTCATTAACCTCTTAATCACTACAACAAATTTCACAATTTTGCTAGGTACCAGATAAACGAAaacggtttttttttttcttcttcttttttaactatacaaataaggttgtattTTGAAATAGATATCTATTTTACTTGGAGGTTATAGAGAATATATGGCAGAAATGGGCAAACTTGCACTTATCCATCCAAGATCAACATCTACATGTAGTCTGAAATAACAGATGTTGAGGAAAGCCTGGCAATGGCATCACCTGGATCCAACGAGTCCCAAATGGACTCTCCATACGCGGAGAACATTTTACTCTAATCTCTGGACTACTTTGGGATGACTGCAATGGCCAGAAACACAGTCTGCCAGTTTCAGTGCAGGATCAGGAGACAACCACATGCCAAATTCACACCACAAAGGCTGCTACATCCTGGTTCCAGGATGGTGGGAACCAGTTAAAGAGAGTAAAAAGCAAATAAGGCATTCACATACTTCCAGGGCAGCATTGACACTGAAATGGTTTACAGGGGGAAAACCTATATATGTGAACTCTATAGCATACTGCAATAGGTTTACGCCTATTGTTTGTAAAAGGTTTCAACTAGGTCGTCTGCACCATTCTCCAGAACTAGACATGAAGTTCCCTAATAATACGCATGATGTATGCAGGTAGTCCTTCCTACAAGTTAAATGTCTCTGGTTGAGAAATTTTAGTTTAGTTTGAAACCTAACTGGATTATTAAAAATGcatgatttttattttactagATCTGTAGAGAAGAATTTAGCAGTTTCTAGAATCATTTCTAAACTGAAATGTGTAAAGATCCTGGGAACATCGGCAAATTCTTCTTGTATCAGCATGTCTCTAGCCTATAAGACATGAGTAAACCTGATTAATTGGTATTAGTCTCAGGAACCTAAACAATGGCAGAAATGTCTGGAGGCTCTTAAGTCAGCCCAGACAATGGTCTTTTGGCAAATTCCTGTCCTAAAAGCTGCTTAAGCTGTTTTTATAGCAGAGGTTCAGCGCTTTGACCCAGAGAATGGTGGGAGAAGCAGAGAACAATCTTCATCTATGACACACAAGCACAAAACCAGATCACCAGATGAGTAAAAGCATTGAAAAGGaagtaaaacattaaaatgctCTTACTCAAAGATATTGCTTTATGCCTGTACAGCTTTAATTTCATGGTATAACATAGAAGATAATTTGAAGTTCTTCTTTTCTGAATCACAGGCTGTTATCAGTCCAGAATAGCAAAATAATCAAATTAGTCAGCTACCAGAACAGAGACTACTGTCTGATTTAGTGGATGGTAGCTGTATTCACAAAATCAGGATTTATATCCAAGAAGGCTTGATCAATAGGACgttttgaaaaaagaaaagaaaaacggaagaaaaaaaaaaaaaaagaaatttctcTTTACACTTAAAAGGACTATAAAAATGCTGATATTTTAAAATTCATTGTCAAACAAACGTTTCAAAACATTTCAAGAAAAACTATAATcaatatgtacacacacagaaATGCTTTGCAGCATGCAGTTCATGTATTCTGTTCTATATGGTTATTCACTAGAAGCTCTCATGATAGAGAGCTGTGTCCCCTTATACCCAGCACAGTTCattcacattattttttattttttttaggattcaAGCACTGGCCCCCACAGACTAATTCCCATTTCCCCCATGCCACGTGGCACCTGCTATTCTCTTCATGGGGTGTAAGTGCAGCAGGCGCAGTTCACAGAGAGTGGTGTGTGCCTGTTGCCTGGCATGCAGACATGTCCAGACCGCATTCATTCTAGGCATTCAGTGCAGGCTTTGCCCGGCCTACACAAAAAATTTAGTGTCAGGGGCGCTCACACATTTTAATCTGACCCCAATAGAGCCATTAAACCTTCTTCCCCAaagtaataataaagtcattCCTGTACCACTCCATCTctgtaacaaaacaaaaagacactgACAGCAACAAAAGCCCTGCAGTGCAAATCTCCTCCATATCCCGTAGCTTGCTCAGGTAATTCATATGGCTGTATTCCAGTTACACTGGTTGTCAACCATATCCTCCCAGTCACAACACTATGAAGTTCCTCTCTGCTCTCCCATTCACTCCTCTCCTACAGAATTTCAAGCCGCTTACTCAGACAACGCAACACCATACTTCTTTCACCCTTCATGGGAAGAGGGGTTAGGAAACACACCAAACACTAGTCATATACCATTAGTAACACTGCTGATACTTCCATTATCTGTATGGATGTTTGTTAACCCTTCATTGACACAGATGGAGCCTTCATTAACCCCCAAAGTCACACTATGCCCATCTCTCAACTCCCTAAGCACCTCCACATCTTCAAAATAAAAAAGACCCAGCAGCTTTATTTTAATCAATACCTTACTACTGCCACCTTCCTGGTAACACACTTGGAACCTCTAATCCTTTCAGTTACTCATACGCCCATGAGTGCCATTGTCACTGGCGATATAGGATACCGTATGACACTAACACCATGTAGTGATATATGATGTGGACATATCTGGAGCATTATTGCCACTGACAAACACATACATTGAGGAGTTATTGAAAGAGCCAGCAGTAAAGATGAGTAAATATCACGTGACTTTTGTAGAAGTTCTTGCAATATAAACTTCCAGTATACTAAAGTTGAACTCTATCATtgttaaataaaacatgaataagTGTACCAGGATAATCAGTATCAACTGGAAGAAGCTTGCAGATAATTTAATAGAACATAATGAACATAGGATAAGTGAATATTATGTTTTAGGTCATCCTTTTGTGGCAATGTAAGATATCTGCACATTTCATCTATTAACTGTACAAAAAGGGGTAAATGTAAGCATCTGGTACATTGATTCACTTAGAGGCAGAGTACTAATGTACACGGTAAAGCCAATTATGTCGAACAATGTTCTTAATGTTCAATGTATGTTTTCAGCCTTCTATTTTAATTGTTGGGGATACCAGATGCAGCTTTTGTTTTAAGGCCTCTTATTGGATATAGAAAAATAGGGTCCATTTTTCAGCTTTTGTAGATAACTAAGGAGATTTTATTTGGGAGAATGTTTTACTCTCCCAAGTTTCTTACTGTACATTCTCCAGCAGACCCAATGGCTTTGCAAGTGGATATATTAAGCTCGATGGTAATTTCTATAATGTAATTACGTGATATACTGACACATTTGAATGGACTTTCCCATGTTTGGCTCATTCACCCACCTCTCCTCTTGCATGTAGTTTCTGTTCATCCAGTTTATATGCTGTTCCTATCCGCCGTCGAACAGCAGGCGGCTCCTCTCCCGGATCCAATGGATATTCTCTTGGCAGTTTGCCTGTAAGTTCctgcaaacaaaataataaaccttTACTACGATCTCATACTATGCTAACAGATTGTATTTTGGGGTCACAAGGAATGCCAAATGACCTGGCTAAACTTAGCTAGCATACAGTTACTATTTTGTTGTAGTATAAAAGAAAAGGGTGGCTGTAGTTCACTAGGATTCCTGAACAGTGTCACATGTTCCCTGTATATTATTCAACAACACATTGGTTACAGCTGCTGAGCTACAAGTGACCATTTATATTCAGGCAGAAAAGAATTTAAATGGGGGAGCATGGGGTGCATTCAACGGAACCAGTTTTCTATGCAATTATTTAATGCAGGCCAATACTTGAAACAGAAGCTTCAATTTCTCGGTGTCAGTTAAGCTGGAGATCTGCTACCACGTTTCTAGTCATGCCAATGATGTGTAGGGTATAGCACAGCAATTCTGTGGccagtaaaagaaaaatatatgaataatattacATGTGGATAGAATGATTTCCCCATCTATACCCTTTAACGTTAGTTTGTGACAGTCATATATATACAATCTCTCTATCATGTCACTCAAACCTGCTTTTCAGTAAACTAACATCCTGTAGAGACATTTTTCAAAGTAGATTGAATCGGTTACAAAATTGTGCAGGTAACACAATCCCTTTTCTCAAGGTTTTGTTTTTCATCACTTGCCTGTGCGTCCTCTTCCTTCCACACTTAGGTCTTACTACAAAAGTAATCTCACAGGAAATGATTACGATTCCTGAGATACCTAGCAAGTAAAAGGTGGCTGGGAGCAATTTCAGGAGTTTTGTAAACACTACGTAATTAGGTGCGAGACACCAGCTCTATCCATTTCTACTAAGGCCTTATGCAAAACACCACTCTCAAAGGCACTATACAGTGTTACACTTTATAATCCCACTGCAAACAGTTGTGTTTTACAGCCTCTACGATCATTTTACGTGAACATGCAAAAAGCCCTATTCTTGCACCAATGATTTAATGTGAGGGAATGAGGAGGTTTGAGGCAGTAGAAGTCATCCAAACGGTACAATTATACAGATATCCATCTTTGTTATTAATACAATtctttattattgtattgctgTAGTTGTTGTACAACAGTAAATGCCCTAGTTAGCAGCTGAATCAGTAACAGAGCTGCCTGCTCTCAGAGAATACTACTCCATTAAGTTGTGACTGGATGCAATGTACAATGATTTGATTTCAAGGCCAAAATAATAGAAAAGAGGTCTTCAAGAAACAGTTATCTGTTTATgtaccaaatatataaaatattttttgttatctCTTATTACTTTTGTTATCTTGGATACAAAATAATCCCTTACACGCCAAATCATTTTATTTCCAACATGGCTCCACTCATGTATTCATGCTACTATTCAAGAAATACAAACTCAACCAAAAACAGAAATGGTCCCTGTCCGACTGTTCTCTCGTTACACATGCATTCCTGCTCTATCCATGACACACAACACAGGTTAAGATGCCCGCTCTGTACCGCTTCACGTAGACAAAGTTTCTTTAGCTCTTCCAGCCGCTGGCGTAGTGTCTCCTCCAGAGCTTCCTGCCTGG
This genomic interval carries:
- the FRMD4A gene encoding FERM domain-containing protein 4A isoform X2, with protein sequence MAAVLLNFEDLMYTWDSLVWNLTSRVLRTCRHGNLRVLQMVLKPWCISRVVYQMTEGRRCQVHLLDDRKLELLVQPKLLAKELLDLVASHFNLKEKEYFGIAFTDETGHLNWLQLDRRVLEHDFPKKSGPVVLYFCVRFYIESISYLKDNATIELFFLNAKSCIYKELIDVDSEVVFELAAYILQEAKGDFSSDELTRTDLKKLPALPTQALKEHPSLAYCEDRVIEYYKKLNGQSRGQAIVNYMSIVESLPTYGVHYYAVKDKQGIPWWLGLSYKGIFQYDHHDKVKPRKIFQWRQLENLYFREKKFSVEVHDPRRASVTRRTFGHGGIAVHTWYACAALIKSIWAMAISQHQFYLDRKQSKSKIHAARSLSEIAIDLTETGTLKTSKLANMGSKGKIISGSSGSLLSSGSQESDSSQSAKKDMLAALKSRQEALEETLRQRLEELKKLCLREAELTGKLPREYPLDPGEEPPAVRRRIGTAYKLDEQKLHARGEEVELERLEREFAIQSQITEAARRLASDPHVSKKLKKQRKTSYLNALKKLQEIENSINDYRIKSGKKPTQRASLIIDEANLGSEDSSLSDALVLEDEDSQISSIMSPMQSPHKGLPPRPPSHARPHPPQSLDGLRQLHYQRNDYDKSPIKPKMWSESSLDEPYEKVKKRSSHSHSSNHKRFPSTGSCSEAGGSNSLQNSPIRALPHWNSQSSMPSTPDLRLRSPHYVHSTRSVDISPTRLHSLAQHFRHRSSSLESQGKLLGSENDTGSPDFYTPRTRSSNGSDPMDDCSSCTSHSSSEHYYPAQMNPNYSTLAEDSPSKARERQRHRHKSNGNLVSSNSGSMPNLAARNGTGHHGVYLHSQSQPSSQYRIKEYPLYIEGSSTPVVVRSLENDQEGHYSVKAQFKTSNSYTAGGMYKENWHGDDTVDSVKLTPSRSQIVRTPSLGREGHDKGSGRTVVSNELRQWFHRSSSTHKEHNRLSHTSSNSSDSGSQYSTSQSTFVAHSRVTRMPPMCKATTAALPHGQRSSTPCSDHTATPPSSPHHILTWQTGDATENSPTLDGSESSSHQSTDE
- the FRMD4A gene encoding FERM domain-containing protein 4A isoform X1 encodes the protein MAAVLLNFEDLMYTWDSLVWNLTSRVLRTCRHGNLRVLQMVLKPWCISRVVYQMTEGRRCQVHLLDDRKLELLVQPKLLAKELLDLVASHFNLKEKEYFGIAFTDETGHLNWLQLDRRVLEHDFPKKSGPVVLYFCVRFYIESISYLKDNATIELFFLNAKSCIYKELIDVDSEVVFELAAYILQEAKGDFSSDELTRTDLKKLPALPTQALKEHPSLAYCEDRVIEYYKKLNGQSRGQAIVNYMSIVESLPTYGVHYYAVKDKQGIPWWLGLSYKGIFQYDHHDKVKPRKIFQWRQLENLYFREKKFSVEVHDPRRASVTRRTFGHGGIAVHTWYACAALIKSIWAMAISQHQFYLDRKQSKSKIHAARSLSEIAIDLTETGTLKTSKLANMGSKGKIISGSSGSLLSSGSQESDSSQSAKKDMLAALKSRQEALEETLRQRLEELKKLCLREAELTGKLPREYPLDPGEEPPAVRRRIGTAYKLDEQKLHARGEEVELERLEREFAIQSQITEAARRLASDPHVSKKLKKQRKTSYLNALKKLQEIENSINDYRIKSGKKPTQRASLIIDEANLGSEDSSLSDALVLEDEDSQISSIMSPMQSPHKGLPPRPPSHARPHPPQSLDGLRQLHYQRNDYDKSPIKPKMWSESSLDEPYEKVKKRSSHSHSSNHKRFPSTGSCSEAGGSNSLQNSPIRALPHWNSQSSMPSTPDLRLRSPHYVHSTRSVDISPTRLHSLAQHFRHRSSSLESQGKLLGSENDTGSPDFYTPRTRSSNGSDPMDDCSSCTSHSSSEHYYPAQMNPNYSTLAEDSPSKARERQRHRHKSNGNLVSSNSGSMPNLAARNGTGHHGVYLHSQSQPSSQYRIKEYPLYIEGSSTPVVVRSLENDQEGHYSVKAQFKTSNSYTAGGMYKENWHGDDTVDSVKLTPSRSQIVRTPSLGREGHDKGSGRTVVSNELRQWFHRSSSTHKEHNRLSHTSSNSSDSGSQYSTSQSTFVAHSRVTRMPPMCKATTAALPHGQRSSTPCSDHTATPPSSPHHILTWQTGTYNDSCYLDSALYSELADVQWYGQEKAKPGTLV